One genomic segment of Bacteroides sp. includes these proteins:
- a CDS encoding ABC transporter permease has protein sequence MLRNWKLSMVFLFLSGLVLLFIVAPLAGIFLKTSLPQYSQVIADPAVLRSIRLTLLSSLAGTLLFGVASIPLAYVLARKDFFLKGLVNGLVDLPIVIPHSAAGIAILGVVSRGTWLGKAGEAAGISFVGGVAGIILAMAFVSIPFLINAARDGFEAVPEKLEKAALNLGASPWRVFFTISLPLAKRSVLSGLVMMWARGLSEFGAVVIIAYHPMITPVLIWERFNAFGLSYARPVAAVFVLVCLVIFILMRLLSKNPVHVRN, from the coding sequence ATGTTGCGAAACTGGAAACTGAGCATGGTGTTTTTGTTCCTCAGCGGGCTGGTGCTGCTGTTCATTGTAGCTCCACTTGCAGGGATCTTTCTGAAAACCTCCTTGCCCCAGTATTCACAGGTCATTGCCGACCCTGCTGTGCTTCGGAGCATCCGGCTCACCCTGCTCAGCTCGCTGGCGGGCACCCTGTTGTTTGGGGTTGCCTCCATTCCCCTGGCCTATGTGCTGGCCCGTAAGGACTTCTTTTTGAAGGGTCTGGTCAATGGCCTGGTCGACCTTCCCATTGTCATTCCACATTCGGCAGCCGGGATTGCCATCCTTGGAGTGGTTAGCCGTGGCACTTGGTTGGGGAAGGCGGGAGAAGCGGCGGGTATTTCATTTGTTGGGGGAGTGGCTGGCATTATCCTGGCCATGGCTTTTGTGAGTATTCCCTTCCTGATCAATGCCGCACGCGATGGCTTTGAGGCAGTTCCGGAAAAGCTGGAAAAGGCTGCCCTCAACCTGGGGGCATCCCCCTGGCGTGTTTTCTTCACCATTTCCCTGCCCTTGGCAAAAAGATCGGTGCTGAGCGGACTGGTCATGATGTGGGCCCGCGGCCTGAGTGAGTTCGGGGCAGTGGTCATCATCGCCTATCACCCCATGATTACCCCAGTGCTTATCTGGGAACGCTTCAATGCCTTCGGCCTGAGTTATGCCCGGCCGGTGGCTGCTGTATTTGTATTGGTATGTCTGGTAATTTTTATCCTCATGCGGCTGTTGTCAAAAAACCCTGTTCATGTTAGAAATTAA
- a CDS encoding ABC transporter ATP-binding protein, with protein sequence MLEIKDISIRFGDFSLEEVSLSIAPGDYLALLGVSGAGKTVLLEVLAGLVKPDKGEIRWNDRDITQTRIQQRPVGLVYQDLSLFPHLNVFANIAYALKVRKVPAAEQRKRVLSLARETGVDHLLDRFPGTLSGGEAQRVALARTLAADPDILLLDEPLANLDVKLKTGLRKLLRQINRSGKTIIHVTHDFMEAATLANQVAVIENGRLAQVGTPEEVFRHPRSEFVARFSGIKNIFSCSVELSAGPENSLQAILPGGQHISFLGNETGKEGFVMIPQEDIVLSENPLESSALNQLKGVVREAYLSGNGMEILIDAGLELVASLSRHSFEKMNIVQGKTVWASFKASAVKFLAG encoded by the coding sequence ATGTTAGAAATTAAGGACATCAGCATTCGCTTCGGCGATTTCTCACTGGAGGAAGTCTCTCTTAGCATTGCTCCTGGCGATTATCTTGCCCTGCTCGGGGTTTCGGGAGCCGGTAAAACCGTTTTGCTCGAAGTACTGGCCGGACTGGTAAAACCTGATAAAGGAGAAATCCGCTGGAATGACCGCGACATTACCCAGACACGTATTCAGCAACGGCCGGTGGGATTGGTCTATCAGGACTTATCCCTTTTTCCGCACCTCAACGTCTTTGCCAATATCGCCTATGCCCTGAAAGTCCGCAAAGTGCCTGCCGCCGAACAAAGGAAGCGCGTGCTTTCACTGGCTCGTGAAACCGGCGTTGATCACTTGCTCGACCGCTTTCCAGGCACCCTCTCAGGGGGGGAAGCCCAGCGTGTAGCTCTGGCCCGTACCCTGGCCGCTGACCCCGATATCCTGCTGCTCGATGAACCCCTGGCAAACCTTGACGTCAAACTGAAAACTGGCCTGAGGAAATTATTGCGCCAGATCAATCGCAGTGGAAAAACAATAATTCACGTCACGCACGATTTTATGGAAGCAGCCACGCTGGCCAACCAAGTGGCGGTCATCGAAAACGGCCGCCTGGCCCAAGTAGGGACCCCCGAAGAAGTGTTCCGGCACCCCAGGTCGGAGTTTGTTGCACGGTTTAGCGGAATTAAGAATATTTTCTCTTGTAGCGTGGAACTATCCGCCGGGCCGGAAAATTCCCTGCAAGCCATTTTGCCTGGTGGTCAGCATATTTCTTTCCTGGGCAATGAAACAGGAAAAGAAGGCTTTGTAATGATTCCACAGGAGGATATCGTCCTTTCGGAAAATCCGCTCGAGAGCTCTGCCCTGAACCAATTGAAGGGTGTCGTTCGCGAGGCATACCTCAGCGGAAACGGGATGGAGATCCTGATTGATGCCGGGCTTGAGCTTGTAGCCTCCCTGAGCCGGCACTCCTTTGAAAAAATGAACATCGTACAGGGAAAAACGGTTTGGGCCAGCTTCAAGGCATCCGCTGTCAAGTTTCTGGCAGGATAA
- a CDS encoding glycosyltransferase produces MDVLYLSYDGMTDALGRSQVIPYLTGLSKKGHRIHVISCEKRDTFKKDAPEVKAIFAENNIGWKPLKFSTFPPLLSKLFDLYKLRRTALRQHRKTPFEIVHCRSYIASFAGIYMKKRFGLRFVFDMRGFWVDERFEGNIWNPKSFFYRKVYKYFKRREKEFFAQADAVVSLTESGRRIIGQSFGEEVEKRTSVIPCCTDVDLFSQQYISDERKHALRKQLGIEQAHFVLSYLGSIGTWYMTAEMMAFFRRLLRIFPDARFLFITGEDPEHIIREATQAYVDPLNVIVVKAGRKDVPEYLSISDISIFFIKPVFSKKASSPTKQAEIMSMGIPFITNKGVGDTDAIVKETEVGILVDEFTDKAYDEAIGQIADIMRKPPELIRDCALTHFNLEMGVEKYDKIYRSLPS; encoded by the coding sequence ATGGATGTATTATACCTTTCGTATGATGGCATGACGGATGCCCTGGGCCGTTCGCAGGTGATTCCATACCTGACGGGGCTTTCGAAAAAGGGGCACCGGATTCACGTGATCAGTTGTGAAAAACGTGATACCTTTAAGAAGGATGCCCCGGAGGTGAAAGCGATCTTTGCCGAAAACAATATCGGCTGGAAGCCCTTGAAGTTTTCGACCTTTCCTCCCCTGCTCTCCAAACTTTTCGACCTTTACAAACTCAGGCGAACCGCCTTGCGGCAGCATCGAAAAACCCCCTTTGAAATCGTTCATTGCCGCAGCTACATTGCTTCCTTTGCGGGCATATATATGAAAAAACGTTTTGGGCTGCGGTTCGTTTTTGATATGCGGGGATTTTGGGTGGACGAGCGTTTTGAAGGAAACATCTGGAACCCCAAAAGTTTTTTTTACCGCAAGGTTTACAAGTATTTCAAGCGGCGGGAAAAGGAGTTCTTTGCCCAGGCTGATGCGGTGGTCAGCCTCACTGAGAGCGGTCGCAGGATCATTGGCCAGTCGTTTGGAGAAGAGGTTGAAAAACGCACTTCGGTGATTCCCTGCTGCACCGATGTGGATTTGTTTTCTCAACAATATATCAGCGATGAAAGGAAGCATGCCTTGCGCAAGCAACTGGGCATTGAACAAGCGCATTTTGTGCTTTCATACCTGGGAAGCATTGGCACCTGGTATATGACGGCCGAAATGATGGCCTTCTTCAGGCGCTTGCTCAGGATTTTCCCGGATGCACGCTTTCTTTTCATTACTGGAGAAGATCCGGAACATATCATCCGGGAGGCCACCCAGGCTTATGTGGATCCCCTCAACGTGATCGTGGTAAAAGCCGGCAGGAAAGACGTTCCCGAATACCTCAGCATATCGGATATTTCAATTTTCTTTATCAAGCCGGTATTTTCGAAAAAGGCTTCAAGCCCCACCAAACAGGCCGAGATCATGAGCATGGGCATCCCTTTCATCACCAATAAGGGCGTTGGGGACACCGACGCCATTGTGAAGGAAACAGAGGTGGGCATATTGGTGGATGAATTTACGGATAAGGCCTACGATGAGGCTATTGGCCAGATTGCCGACATCATGAGGAAACCACCCGAGCTCATAAGGGACTGCGCCCTGACACATTTCAACCTGGAAATGGGGGTAGAAAAATACGATAAGATCTACCGGAGTCTGCCAAGCTGA